The DNA window ACAACaccaaaaagaaattaaaaatattttttcttttaaaataaaaaataaaaagctaaCAAACATGAAATTGGGACTTGGGAGCAAGCCCAAATCTGAAGCACTCGAAAGGCACGTGCAATTCACGCTCCAATCAAGAGAAGGTGATGACCAGTGTCAGGAACTGCTTTCGTCCGTGGGTCTCCTATATTATTACTTCAAGCGTCGCCAGTTCCCTTCGACATGGTCACTCTCTGTTTCCCACGCGCACTCCGGTGGCGCGTTCCAGCGCGTGTTTTCTCCTGCAAAATACACACTCTCCCCTCTCTCtcctcttctccttcttcttcatcacCTCCTCCTCCTCCGCTCTTCTGTCTTTCTCTATTTCTCTCTCCCCcaattcctctctctctctctagaaagaCTGAACTGAACCCATCAGTGTACGAACCAAATAACAGCTATATAAACCCAATACAGAAAAAAGAGTCTCATAGATAGGCCGGACTCCGGCATGGGAGCTCGCCGGGTTTTTAAGTTCCGGCCACCCTCGGTGTCGGCCTTTCTAGACTAAATGCAACCGAAACGCCGTCTTCCACGACCCAACTTCTCTGTTCAGTTTCTGAGTGGCACAACCACCACAAACGCCACCGCCACCACTGTTGACGATGACGAAGAAGACGATGAAGATGATAAGGAATTTTTCTTGAAAGCACAGAATTCTCTTTGAATAATATAAAGTTTCAATCTTTCATATTTTTCTTCATTTGGGTTCTTCCCTCCAATGGCAGCCACCACCACTAACACCGGCACAGCTTCAGCTGCTATGGAGTCTTCTTCGGTAGCAGCTTCGGCTGATGACGTGGCATCCAAAGCCATACACAAGCGTTACGAAGGACTCGTTATGGTTCGAACCAAAGCCATAAAGGGTAAAGGAGCTTGGTATTGGGCTCACCTGGAACCCATGCTGGTACAGAACACCGATACCGGTTTGCCAAAAGCGGTGAAGCTCCGTTGTTCTTTATGCGACGCCATTTTCTCAGCTTCAAACCCATCTCGTACTGCCTCGGAGCACCTAAAGCGAGGAACTTGTCCCAATTTCAACTCAGTCGCAAAACCCATTTCCTCTGTTTCACCTTCTTCAGCCGCCACCATGGTGGTTTCACCTTCCTCCACCACTGCGCCGCCGCTCCATAACCACCGTAAACGAAGCTCTTCCTCAGTCGGTGGAGGAGGAGGGTCTGCTTCTTCGTACCATGTCTCGCCACTTGCAGTGGTGGATCCATCTCATCGCTACTGTACAGAGTTAAGTTACTCGCCTTCGGCTTCGGGTGGGGCTACGACGGTGGTGACTGCCATAACCGGATCTTTAATACCTCAACAACAGCAGCATTTGATGTTGTCCGGTGGTAAAGATGATTTGGGAGCACTTGCTATGTTACAAGATAGTGTTAAGAAGCTAAAGAGTCCTAAAACCTCACCTGGACCAGCTCTAAGCAAGAATCAGATTGAGTGTGCTCTTGATTATTTGGCTGATTGGGTTTACGAGTCATGTGGGTCTGTCTCTTTCACTAGTCTTGAGCATCCAAAGTTTAGAGCTTTCCTTAACCAAGTGGGTTTGCCAGGGATTTCAAGGAGAGAGTTCACTGGGTCTAGATTGGATGCCAGGTTTGAGGAAGCTAAGAGTGAATCAGAGGCCAGAATTAGAGACGCCATGTTTTTCCAAGTTGCCTCTGATGGTTGGAAGCCTAAAAAGTATGGTGGTTTTAGTGGTGAAGAGAATTTAGTAAATTTGACTGTGAATCTTCCTAATGGGACTAGTTTGTACCGCAAGGCAGTTTTCGTTAGTGGGTCTGTGCCGTCAAAGTATGCTGAGGAGGTTTTGTGGGAGACAGTCACAGGCATTTGTGGGAATGTTGTTCAACAGTGTGTAGGAATAGTAGCAGACAGGTTTAAGGCCAAAGCACTGAGAAGCTTAGAAAATCAGAATCACTGGATGGTCAATCTTTCTTGTCAATTCCAGGGGTTTAATAGTTTGGTTAAGGACTTTGGCAAGGCACTGCCATTGTTCAGGACAGTCACAGAGAATTGTCTCAAGCTTGCAACTTTTGTCAATAACAATTCCCAGGTTAGAAATAGCTTTCATAAATTTCAAATGCAGGAATATGGTTACACTGGTTTAATAAGACTACCACTGCCAGAGTATGAAAGTATCATCTTCTTTGAACCTATATATGCAATGCTTGAGGATATACTCAATTCAGCTAGAGCACTTCAGTTGATTCTACTTGATGAAGCTTTTAAGCTTGCTTCCATGGAAGAACCTATTGCCAGAGAGGTTTCTGATATGATTGGGGAAGTGGGTTTTTGGAATGAAGTTGAAGCTGTACATTCGTTAGTTAAATTGATCAAAGACATGGCTCAAGAGATAGAGGTGGAGAGACCACTAGTAGGGCAATGCCTTCCTCTTTGGAATGAACTTAGAGCAAAAGTGAAAGACTGGTGCTCCAAATTTCACATTAGTGAAGGGCCAGTGGAGAGGATTATTGAGAAAAGGTTCAAGAAGAATTATCATCTAGCTTGGGCTGCAGCATACATACTCGATCCCCTTTACTTGATCAGAGACACTAGCGGTAAATACCTGCCTCCATTCAAGTATTTGACTACTGATCAGGAGAAAGATGTGGACAAGCTCATAACAAGGCTTGTATCAAGGGAGGAGGCTCATATCGCTTTGATGGAGCTCATGAAATGGAGAACAGAAGGGCTTGATCCTGTCTATGCTCGGGCGGTACAAATGAAAGAGAGAGACCCGATAACCGGCAAGATGAGGGCTGCTAATCCACAGAGTAGTAGGCTTGTGTGGGAAACTTATCTCACTGAATTCAAGTCACTAGGAAAAGTTGCAGTTAGGCTCATCTTTCTCCATGCTACTTCATGTGGATTCAAATGCAATTGGTCATTGTTGAGATGGGTTTCTGCTCATGGACATTCAAGAGTTGGTATGGAAAAGGCACAAAAGTTAATATTCATTGCAGCTCATTCTAAGCTTGAGAGGAGAGATTTCTCAAGTGATGAAGATAAGGATGCAGAACTATTGGCCTTAGCAAACGGTGAGGATGATGTACTAAATGATGTTCTTGTTGATACATCCTCAGTGTGACAtttgatttcatttttattttttcactcCTTGAagtagaaatttttaattttgtaggaTTTATTGAATTCTTTCCTCTactttttctcatttttaagTTGTACCTTGTTTACTTACTCTAGACATTTTGGGGGCAGAAAagatgaaagaagaagaaggaaaaaaaatagtCATTATAGGAGATTGAGTCTCTTATGGATTTAAGCAACTGCCCCCCATTTTCACCTTAGCCTGGTTTTCAAAGTTTTTTGGgtttgaagaaaaagaaaatcttGTTTGTGAAGATAGAGGATGCTGCATAAATAGAAGTAGACCTTGTAAAATTTTGTACCTCAATttctaaataatattttataaagggGAAGGTTTTTTTATATCTCCTTCGTTTTCAAGCATACAATATTCTTTTTGTTCACTcatctttcttttttccttcttcTTGTGTAGTTATATCAGACTATAGTGTGGTGAACacctttaagaaaataaatttcttGCTTGTAGTAATGTCACTATACTTGCCCCATTTATTGCTGCCCAATTGATTcgacatatatatttatatataattttaaaagattcTGTTCTTGAAGTGATTTGCAACCAAATATATCAACTCCAAAAGCATTTATTGTTCTCTTTGACTTCATCTTAAGGGTGACAATGTCAAAATCATTTTATAAAGTACTTAACCATCTTATTAGTTTACACTTTCTGCTCATCCTATGAAGAATCAATCAGAGGAAGCACTTTTAAAGGGTATTTGGTTCTTTTCTTGCTCATCTCTTCAAGATTAGTACGAAATAGATTTTTTAGTAATGTTAAATACTAGTTGAGTAAAACTTCTTTTGTGTTTGAAGACTACAATTTTGAATTGAATCTTTTCTCTTTCGGTGCAGCACTGGAGAGACCCCCTTGAGTTGGTTAGTTGTTGGACCATTGATTAAACAAAAGTTTGTCAAGAAGAATCCAAAGAGGGAATTTGACCTGAATTTTTTCGGCGAAAATGGTGTCAGTTTCACAAGCTATGATAAGCTTATAGTTTCCACTGGCCAAATGGAATGGATGGATGGCAAGGCAAGCCGTATTGGTGTGTGGGTCAAGCAACCTCGTTAGGAGCTAAAGAGTACATGCTTTTTAGCTGGAGAAGCACTTGAAAGTTGAAACtatgtttaatttctttattaaaaaaaaaaaagagagagagagcatatatatatatatatgtatatatatatcatctcAACCATATCTCCTGGATTTTGTGTCTAAGAAAGAGTAGAGTCCCACCATGAAAAAAACAGTACAAGTCTTTTTCCAATTCCAAGGTTTGGTTTTGGTGGTTACAGAGAGAACTATACTACTattcatcaatcaaatcaaagCTTTGGATTTACATTTCTTTTAAACAATTCAAAAGTTCTTTGATTTCTAAGAAGAAAGGCTTTCAAAGGATTCCAAGAAATTAGGAAGACTGTCAAGCAAGAAACAGCCAACCGACCAATCGAGGCTGCTGCCAATTCACAAAGAATTTGAGCAGAGATCTTCTGGTGCTAAAAATGGTGAAGTTTTCTGCTGCTGTTTATAAAAGCTCTTGATAAATTGTGTACAATTGTATCCCATTGAAACATTATTGTTTTGTAATTTGAAGGTTCCAAAATGTAAGTGCatggaattattattattatttttcttgtaattATACCCTTTTTTGTGATGGAATGAACTCTCTCTCCATTATTCTCTTCTCATCTAACATTAGAGTTAAGTGTATTGCAACTCTTTTTCATTTTCAGATTTAGTATGTATAGTCATTATACTTTTCTGATTATTACACTTCAATTTTATCAGCACCAATTAAGTAGTTGACTGAAAAAAGAgttcaaagagagagagagagatagtaaAGGAATGAAGAGACAAAGTGTTGGTGAAAATGGTTAGTCAGTTAACACTTTGAATTCCAAATAAAGCAAATTTCTCAATCATGGAAAGCTGAAGAAAAGTTTCACTCAGTGATCTTTTTCTAATAGTAACAAGGCTATATAGCTAGTGGAATTATTTATtcattgtcatttatttatccTCATTACACACAAATATTTCTCcccaatttttctttttctttaaagcAGTTCGAAATTTCAACTTTTTTTCTTGGGTGTGATCATTCTCTCACTCTGTCTATCTTGGTGAATTTACGGTTCATTCACCTACCTCTATATCTACCAcagtaaataaataattgaaaacTCTATAATGGGGTACCTATCACATTCTTGGTCAGTGAAGAGTGAATAGATGTATACACACATACATGTGTAGAAAGAATCAACTATCAGGTCTTGCTTTTACTActggttacttttttttttttttatttatataaatattaaaaaaaattagttaaataaataaataattgagattatttcacaaaaatatataaaaaaaaaaattacaaaaattcggttttacggaattttaaacattttttacaatttttttgattttatttacagaaaatacagtcTTTCTTaagttgtaatcttgttaatttgttgttgattttttgttatctgtatgttattttttgttgttattttgatgttattttcatgttatttttatgtaatttttttgttgattttatattgttttcgtgttattttttagaaaaccgtaaaaatgtaaaaaaaaaaaacattctttaaacgtaaaaatgtaaatattttacaaaaaatagtgccttatataattaatcctaaataatttgtCCGCACAAAGGCTttctataatattattattagagacTAGTAGTGTCTAGCACCATTATAAAATAGTGCTTTGTAAATgactataaatattttatattaatagttattaaaattaaattttttagaacttaggaggcgtttggttgggaggattgaaaatataggaataggaatgggaatgggaatgagaataggaatggaatggaataaaatttaaaatggataaaaaaaattgataaaaaaataattaaattttttttcttgttacattggaatggtcattccttcctttttaaaatggaatagccattccaccaaaatggtggaaagagcattccattagaatgctattctaatactttaaaatgcaaccaaacaaaggaatggaatgaaaattatttcctttccattccattccattttattacctccaaccaaacgccaccttagtaCTTAATTCTACAATATAAAATCTTGAGTAGTGCTAGACATGAGTAGCATTGCTAATGCCTTCCAGGGGCATTTTGTTATGGTTATTGAGCTTGCTTGTAAAGTAGTGTAAGTAGTGAAAATTGAAGGGCAAATGAAACTCTAGGGGTAAAAAGTGTTGAGTTATCAATAAATATAACTATCAGTCTCACAAAATACTCAAGATtcttagtttaaaatttaaaccaAACAAAGAGTAGATTTTACATTCCCCAACACCTATACTTTACTCCATATACCAAACAGCCccttagcatttctctttttcAAATTCTGACTATATGATTAATTTTACAATAAGCTCTTCAATTTCTCTCTCTCCAAGTTAGGCTTTTTACCAGCATATTATGCTTCATTCATTCCATTTCCACTTACTCATCTTTTGGTGTGTAAAAAAAGTAGCTAAAGTATAAATAATCATTAGTATACAAAGAATCTTCTCTATTCCAATGCTtcttattgtatatataaatactttttttttttttgttattattattatattttttttatattttttttttatatttatttttttaaaaataaaaaaaaggttaaaaaaatagtatatggaataattcctattattattattattagcggcttttttatttttacacttcaaaatatatatatatattttttgtattattagGAAATTCTATAtaaaaactcctattgcaactagtggAGTAACTTAAATCGCAACTAAAAATCGTATAACATCCACATTGAAATCACTACCAGAGAAaacactttagaaacccaaaccgtaaatttgaaaaaaaaagttttaaaaaaaataatatataaggtaattattattattattattattattattattatttctctcttataaattatttcacttggaaaagtatattgttttaggttaattaattaattaattagcttaACCACTTgaggttattattattatgatcatAATGGTTATTGGTGCTAACTTATAGTTAGAGATTAAAAATATTTGACTTTTAGTGTCATTGCAAGTTCAAAAAAAGAGAgacaaattaattaatgtattctttacttgattttaattaattggtgtttaactatataaaaattcacatatttatatatggaaaATTTTACAACGCACCTCCTAAATGGAGTGCACCAATATATCTTTATCTATTTTGGAGGCATTTGAAAGATTTTTTTAAGTCTATTTTTTAATGATTGTGTATATTACAGTTAATTAAGATATCTTGaaattttttgagaaattctaaaaaatttaacacattaAAAAGGGTTGTCTGTTGCACGtgtgactttttttttattattttatatgtgtgtaaaataaactgttttaatattactttttgtattgtaaattattctaaatttctcaaaatgttacaggatattttaaataactataatatacacaACTATGAAAAAAAGTtagactaaaaaaaatatttttggatacaaaaataaatagagTTGTACCGGTACatccattttaatttttaaaggaaTGCATTAGATGTTAGACTCTTTATTTTGActtacattaacttttatttgttttattaaacttgggttgattggatagttctttgctatGTTAGCTCATATTGTTAGTGATCAATAGTTAATgagcttagcatctgtgtgaaTAAAGTCTAgttgaagcagaagtgtgggcttttttagttaattgaagTCTTTGATGAGTAGACCAGTCCAACTAGGGTTATATAGTTAAATCTCCTCCctgactctataaatacatattgtctcatcacaattgtatacttttgataattagataaataaaattaattctgaTTTAGAGATTTAGGGAGAAAACTTAATTGATAGTATTACACTATCAAATTTACAGTAATTGTTATATATAGTTCAATTAGCACTACAAAAAACTGCcacttttagtgataattttttagtcacaacatatttttttttttttggattaaatgtgacttttagctagtcacaacaaaatgttacttgtgactaaatatagtatttagttacaagttgtcactaatttagttttagttacaacaagtattgtgactaaaaatacatttaatcacaacaaattataatttttgtgactaatacctttagtcacggaccttttagttacaacatacgAATAGtggtttttaattaatcacaattttttcatttttactcacaagttttgttgtaactaaaagtaagattttttatagtgtaaataCACATgtctaattatattatatattattattgtgttttaaattatatacaaatagctATTTTGAGATTATTAATTTATCCAATGCACTCTATATATAGATTGATGATTTCATGGAAACCCTAGCTTGAAAATATCTTCTTTGCCATACAAGTGTCTCTAACTTTATTAGaatagtattatatatataattaacatgATGCGGACTGGATCAGCTCAAACTAATAGTGATGAGCTTTTTTTTCAAGGGAATTAGTTCCCTTAAGACATGATATCATGActcttaataaaagaaaaagcatatatacatatcaagataacaataaaataaaccctTCAATGACCTTTTTGAAACTATTATCTTATCTATCTATAATTCTTTACACTAACATTACAACCACATTTTCTATAGATACACTCGATGTCTTATATCTTATAtatctaaattataatttttatagacTATATATAAGCAAAACTACATGTTATATGGAAACtgataatcatatatatatataacaatattataaCAAAGGAATCCAAGAACaaaagtacatatatatatggtatGGTTGTATATATAGATTTGGAAATGAGTTCTTTGACACCAATAATATTACTATTTCTCCCATATGTTCGAAACCAATACCATTAGGGTTTTTTAGGACTACTAccgatttatttatttatttttaccaaagAGGGCCAGCTCCTTGGGAGAGAGGCTTCATTTAGAAAAGAAACAAATTTAGAAACATATACCTTCCTTTTTGAAAAGAAAGATACGATCTACTTTACTTTCACTGTTCTTTCACATGGTAGAACTATATAaagtaatattaaataattattattatcatttatcttatttatttatttattatttgagtAAACTAGCAGTATTTGCTTGGAAATGCTGCCAAAAAGTCTCCCTTCTTTTGTGGTGTTTTTCACCAAACCCAAAACTTGGTTTTTGTTTATATGTCCAtatttgtcattatttttaaattatgtacGTGGTCCTAGTGTAGCTTATTATGTAAGTTATAATAAGTATATACGTATCTCCGTTCGtgtttttattaattagatagtgtttcagtaaaaaaaatgtaaaaaaatgaaTTTAAAGATTGAACTGAATTAGGGAGAATACAGATTATTATGctctatatatagatatagtaaCAAATTGAGATGAGTCTACTGCTAATTCAGTTCCAACAACACACTCAACAATCTACAACTAACTCTTTACAGCTTACCAAagctatctattttttttttttcaaacttagcGTCGAAATGCATTAGAATAAGAAACATAATTAGACCTCACGGTCATTACAAAGTAGGTTCTCCAGTAAGGTGGAGACCGGAATACAGCCAAACCTCTGGTGggtacactactacaaaaacaccctttagaggcagtttttaagccctttcagcgtcggttttcgcgaaattcgctaccgacgctgatcagggcgatgctaaagggtttatatgaaccgacgccataggtacccctatggcgtcggttattagcttataaccgacgccataggggtacttatagcgtcggttattagctgataaccgacgccataggggttttatcaaccgacgccaaaagcaagcgattttcaattttttcaaatttttttttatttaattatataattttaatttcattttaattatatatttaataattttatatattattttaattttatatttattaatttatatattattttatttaatttaaattacatatttatttaaattttaaattacatatttatttaatttaattatatattaattacatatttatttaatttaattatatattaattacattttaaattaaatagtaattaaatttgggtaaaaacataatttgatttcataaaagtaattaaatattacacaaacatataaaattagttaaaaatattaataagttaataaatctaattacaagttaatctataaaaataacataatgaagaaaaattcttcgtcctttgaacctcaatcgtcaccgtgaatcaccgccatcaattgttcgatccactttcgctgtagtggtaacaattctgtttttggatcgtattgcttcttaccaccaaactgttaaaaaaattaaaaatttatattagtttatgtatatgtatattatatatttgttattataaaatttatatactatgatcaataattaaaacttacagctttttgatcttgtatgtaacggttggggttggcaggtgcgacgatgtcagtgatatatttcaaaacataaaaaccgcattcttggcttttaggttgtcttggacagtttgcttgtgaaattccttgccacgggccaaaatactgatgtgcgtcccctatatacatgaatgccctgtttgggaaaattatattagcatttcaattcgttagttaatttaaattcgttacataagaagtcattaaattattaccttccgatcatttgttctatttcttcgggaattgggcggccttttacagggtttaaatggataattttccctggcgcaaccaccactagcgtccaatgcatcctagaaaattatattggaatataagtaagatagtataaaaataatttgaagacataatatagaaatgaacaattagcactaaagaatttaataaagtttacccgatattccaaggaataaagaacatttggtggttgctgttcattaatgataaccaattagccaatcgtcttgccgcatcgtcaaaagatCGACTACGTTCTTCATCGCCGATCCCATGCACCGTGAGAAGCTTccgggtcgtaaaacttgaaaatttttctcgtaccgttgatgctctcccatatgtgctcgccaaaaaaagtgttagtgccttataataatttaactataatttgatataaggttaattagattaaagaagagtatacatcattccaaacaagATTCCCCGGTTGCCGATGTAGTTACACGTAGCAACTGTCGCAAATCCTCTCCGCATAAAATGATGcgggtacgcggtgcaatgaatcccTGGGAcgaaattgtgattatatcacgtttatctttgagccttaggaattcatgaatcatccattttagcgaattagggatcaacgccatcttctcttccgtgaacaactcatcttcccgtgcaccacggctttgtggagaaagcatcggagctttcccctttgacgcatcacgtcttgagggcggttgaacgaatggaccctaaacaaaacagaacataatatatatatatatatcaaattttatctaaattctaccgaaatttcgacagcataacggttgtaattgaatgaccccaaaaattttgaacatggctgtataacgacaaataacacatatataaccgtagtttgttcatccatcccaccgcaaaGACATATATTCGcgtaacctacttcactacggatgaatattgaagatattcaaactccactaatcattaataattaatttcagttgagaagttacctcggttgttaaaattaagtgtttaggccaaggaaggaacatctggtacacgtccctaacatatctgaactcttcaattgggactgggatttcagcgtcctcttgcaggatttccgaaaccatgatccgagcatgtgaatcatcgtaatcctggcagtgaactttgatcgtacccacatgctcgtacaaataccctcgggccacaatattgttgatgttgtcagagcagagatgtacttgctgattaagggccgcatggtcatcaaaattgtataggataccttggtcgttgagggaaatgaactcctcagcataaatttgtggttgtacctcatcctgaggagcgtatggttgtggaacatacgcctcaccggcccacctctccttcttcctcttgttcggcggCGTTCCTCTGTcgcttaagggattggacttcggcttttaattgttcaatctccttcgcttgccgagccacaacatcgtacacttcccttttcttcccgCCGAACGGTTGAGATGCCCCGGTCgggaacctacaaatcataaaatgcaaaatagcaacgatttcatttgtgtaactaaataaataacatttgaagtaatagcatacccaaGGCCACgacacgtccaggatgctctggtgtcccgagcgcctgcgtgaggatatcgttttggccctggacctgaatttgtccctaactaagcttctcctctaattgagcctaatgcacgcatatattcaagcaattagtatatgaattatatacactaactcatgagtagaactcaattaaggattaatatatacttactatcttctcggcaatttccttgtcgtaatcagtgacaagttttctactcttggtgcgagatttaatccaaacacggtggcggggaggatctgcaacttc is part of the Cannabis sativa cultivar Pink pepper isolate KNU-18-1 chromosome 5, ASM2916894v1, whole genome shotgun sequence genome and encodes:
- the LOC115715756 gene encoding uncharacterized protein LOC115715756 isoform X2; translated protein: MAATTTNTGTASAAMESSSVAASADDVASKAIHKRYEGLVMVRTKAIKGKGAWYWAHLEPMLVQNTDTGLPKAVKLRCSLCDAIFSASNPSRTASEHLKRGTCPNFNSVAKPISSVSPSSAATMVVSPSSTTAPPLHNHRKRSSSSVGGGGGSASSYHVSPLAVVDPSHRYCTELSYSPSASGGATTVVTAITGSLIPQQQQHLMLSGGKDDLGALAMLQDSVKKLKSPKTSPGPALSKNQIECALDYLADWVYESCGSVSFTSLEHPKFRAFLNQVGLPGISRREFTGSRLDARFEEAKSESEARIRDAMFFQVASDGWKPKKYGGFSGEENLVNLTVNLPNGTSLYRKAVFVSGSVPSKYAEEVLWETVTGICGNVVQQCVGIVADRFKAKALRSLENQNHWMVNLSCQFQGFNSLVKDFGKALPLFRTVTENCLKLATFVNNNSQVRNSFHKFQMQEYGYTGLIRLPLPEYESIIFFEPIYAMLEDILNSARALQLILLDEAFKLASMEEPIAREVSDMIGEVGFWNEVEAVHSLVKLIKDMAQEIEVERPLVGQCLPLWNELRAKVKDWCSKFHISEGPVERIIEKRFKKNYHLAWAAAYILDPLYLIRDTSGKYLPPFKYLTTDQEKDVDKLITRLVSREEAHIALMELMKWRTEGLDPVYARAVQMKERDPITGKMRAANPQSSRLVWETYLTEFKSLGKVAVRLIFLHATSCGFKCNWSLLRWVSAHGHSRVGMEKAQKLIFIAAHSKLERRDFSSDEDKDAELLALANALERPP
- the LOC115715756 gene encoding uncharacterized protein LOC115715756 isoform X1, whose amino-acid sequence is MAATTTNTGTASAAMESSSVAASADDVASKAIHKRYEGLVMVRTKAIKGKGAWYWAHLEPMLVQNTDTGLPKAVKLRCSLCDAIFSASNPSRTASEHLKRGTCPNFNSVAKPISSVSPSSAATMVVSPSSTTAPPLHNHRKRSSSSVGGGGGSASSYHVSPLAVVDPSHRYCTELSYSPSASGGATTVVTAITGSLIPQQQQHLMLSGGKDDLGALAMLQDSVKKLKSPKTSPGPALSKNQIECALDYLADWVYESCGSVSFTSLEHPKFRAFLNQVGLPGISRREFTGSRLDARFEEAKSESEARIRDAMFFQVASDGWKPKKYGGFSGEENLVNLTVNLPNGTSLYRKAVFVSGSVPSKYAEEVLWETVTGICGNVVQQCVGIVADRFKAKALRSLENQNHWMVNLSCQFQGFNSLVKDFGKALPLFRTVTENCLKLATFVNNNSQVRNSFHKFQMQEYGYTGLIRLPLPEYESIIFFEPIYAMLEDILNSARALQLILLDEAFKLASMEEPIAREVSDMIGEVGFWNEVEAVHSLVKLIKDMAQEIEVERPLVGQCLPLWNELRAKVKDWCSKFHISEGPVERIIEKRFKKNYHLAWAAAYILDPLYLIRDTSGKYLPPFKYLTTDQEKDVDKLITRLVSREEAHIALMELMKWRTEGLDPVYARAVQMKERDPITGKMRAANPQSSRLVWETYLTEFKSLGKVAVRLIFLHATSCGFKCNWSLLRWVSAHGHSRVGMEKAQKLIFIAAHSKLERRDFSSDEDKDAELLALANGEDDVLNDVLVDTSSV